The Patescibacteria group bacterium DNA segment TTTGGTTAAGTTTATGGCCAAAAACGTCGCGCTTAATGAATTATTGGAAAAAATGGCCCAGGAAAAACTTTTAGAATATGAAACAAAAAATGTCTATCAGAAAACAACCAAATATTTCCGGCCAAAAAATAAAGAGGGATTATTAGCCTATCAAAATATCCGTCAGATGAAGATTATTAGAAAAGTTAAAGCCACAGAAAAAAGGAAATAAATGTTATAAATAAATAATTTAAAATCCATGAAAAAGCTTCTTATTATTTTCGCTTTCATTGTTTTACTAGCCGGCTGTTCTTTGCAGTCTATTTTCAAGCCAAATCAACCCATTGCCAATCTTAACCAGCCCCAGTTTATCACAAATTTTAAGGAATGCGCCGCAACTGGTAATCCGGTTATGGAAAGTTATCCCAGGCAATGCCGCGCTAATGACCAGACTTTTACGGAAATTTTAGCCAAAGTGGGTGATAGTTGTATTCAAAGCGCTGATTGCCAGTTGCCTATGGACTATGCTGCTCGTTCCAATTGTCCGTACAAGGCTTATTGTTATAAGCAGAAATGCGCAGTGGGCTGTCCTTCGTGGGCGGAAAAAACCAATACCTGGGAGGTAAAATGTCAGACTGATAAAGATTGTAATTGTGCCAGCTGGAATGAACAGACAAATTATATTTGCGCTTGTGTTGACAATCAATGCGCTTCTATTGTTTCTGAGCCGGGCTCTGAACAACAACCCGGTCCGGTCTCCGGGGATTATGCTGGCGATTGCGTTAAAAATAATGGTACCTGGCTGGATCAATATCAGGAATGCGAATATACTAACCAGACATGGTGTGAAAAATTCGGCGGGGTTTTTAAAGAGTGTGAATCAGCTTGCCGTCATGATCCGCAGGCACAAGTGTGCACCCTGCAATGCGTGCCAGTCTGCCAGTTTAAATAAATAATTTTAAATCCATGAAAAAGCTTTTTATCATTTTTGCTTTTATTGTTTTGCTAGCCGGCTGTTCTTTGCAGCCAATCACCAAACCAAATCAGTTGCCTAATAACACCAATCAACGCGCCTGCACTCAGGAAGCTAAACTTTGTCCTGATGGTTCAGCTGTGGGACGAACTGGCTCTAATTGCGAATTTGCGCCTTGTCCGGAAGTTAATTCTGCACTTTCTGAAGCAGAAGCCCGCGCTATTGCAGAAAAGGCCTGCATTAAAGGCGGTGAGGCATTAAGCGCAGGAACTTATAATGCCATTACTAAAACCTGGTGGTTTGATGCTAATTTAAATGCTACCAAGCCAGGCTGCAATCCTGCTTGCGTGGTCAGTGAAACCACCAAAACTGCTGAAATAAACTGGCGCTGTACTGGCCTAATTCCGCCAAATCAATAAATCTAATACCTATTACTAATTACTTATTACTAATTACCAACATTTATGGATCAACCTAATCAACAGGGTCAGCAACAAATCAATGTTAAGGCCGTTGACGAAATCCTGGCTGGTAAGTATACTAATATGATGCAGGTAGCGCACACTAAAGAAGAATTTGTCCTGGATTTTATGAATATTCTGCCGCCCCAGGGAATTTTAAATGCCAGAGTTATTACCAGCCCGGGCCACATGAAAAGAATTATTAAAGCCTTACAGGATAATATGGAAAAATATGAGCAGTCATTTGGCTCAATTAATGAGGCTGAGGCGCCTAAAGGCACGCCATTTCCGATTATTTAGGAGAGCTGAACCACTAAATTTTTATCACAAAACTCACTAAAAAAACATTTTGTGTTTTTTGTGAATTAATTTCGTGGTTCAGAAATTCATTTAAAAACTATGCCTAATTTTGAACCAAAATTTGAACAACCAACAAAAACCAGCTTTGATTATGAGCAAGCGGCTCTTTTGGCGCGACAAAAAATTGAATTGGAAACCAGCCAGGACAAGCAAAAAAAAGCCCAGGTTAAAAGAGAAATCAAAGAAACTTATGGCGCTGAAGGCCAGGCTGGGCGCAGAATTTTTGATTTGGAATTGGCAAAACAAAGATTAGAATTGGAAAAGGAAAAATCATTGGGGGAAGGAGAAATTAAATTAAAGGTTGATAAAAGGCAGATTGATTTTGACAAAAATACACAAAGTTTTGATTACCCGACAGAAAAAGGATTTACACAAAAAGTCAGCCAGGGCGATTTACTGGCTGATATTAATTGGGGTTTGTATTATGGATTAAGTCACGATGTGCCAAAAGAATTTAAGGACCAATACATTGAAGCTGTCTATGATCGGGAAATCGCTAAAATATTTGACCAGCAATTAATTATTCAGCGCCGTGAGCTTGAACGCGATCAGATTGATGATCTTTTGGACAGGACGTATCAGATAATCGGCGTTAATCTGGAAAGCAAAGGCAGTGAATCAGCCGGACTGCTTTTTGAAAAAATGATTAAAAATATTTTAAGCAAAGTAGCAATTGATTTGAAAAAATACGGCTTGAAAATCGAGCCGGCCACAGTTATTGAAGACGTAGAGGAAAAAATTGATTTTATAATCAAACATAAAAAGAATCGCGGGGTTGGTTTTGAAGAAATAAAAGAATCAGAAGGCGCGGAAGAAACACTAGGCATCCAGTTTACTTTGAAAAGCGCCAAATCAGAAGATTTTAAGCATAAGCAAAGACAGGTAGCCAGGGCGCTTGAAAAACCGCATGAAATTGATGATTTGGTTTTAATTTCAGTGCCAGTTGAACACGATGTGATTTTTGGCAATTATAAAAAATGGCAAAAGCATGACAAGCTGCCTGGCGGCCCGGAAAATTGTTTTAAGCCAGAGGTCATTGTTAATTTTATAAAAGAGATATTGAAAAATACAGATTTGGCCAAGGATGATGACTTTTTGCAAGATGTTAAGGAATATTTTGAAGGGAAAAGGGGGAATTAGGTTGGGTGAAAAGCCCATTTGTCATTCAGAACGAAGTGAAGAATCTATTACATCCAGTATCCCACGCTATGCTTTGAATGACATAAGGACAAAGGGGCTTTTCGCCTTTAATTGAATTATTATGGGAAAAGATTACTACAATATTTTAGGCGTGGCAAAAAGCGCTTCCAAAGACGAGATTAAAAAAGCCTTTCGCGAGAAGGCTCATGTTTTTCATCCAGATAAACCAGGCGGCGATGAAAAGAAATTTAAAGAAATCAATGAGGCTTACCAGGTTTTGAATAATGATCAGAAAAGGCAGCAATATGACCAGTTTGGAGCGACTTTTGATCAACAAGGCGGTTTTGGCGGTGGTATGGGTTGGGAAGATTTTATGCGCGCAGCCAGGCAAGGTGGGGGAACTTACAACAATGTTGATGTGGATATGGGAGATTTAGGTGATATTTTGGGTGATTTGTTTGGCGGTGGTTTTGGGTTTGGCGGAAATACGCGCAGACGCAAGACGACCACGCGCGGCCGTGACATTGAAGTTGATTTAAATCTTGATTTTAAAGAAGCTGTTTTTGGTACTGATAAAACAATTGAATTATACAAATTAACCGCCTGCGATAGGTGTAATGGCAATGGCGCTGAGCCAGACACCAAGATTTCTGAATGCCAGGCCTGCAAGGGCCAGGGCAATGTGCGTACTGTCCAGCGCACGATTTTGGGTCATATTCAGACAGTCAGAGATTGTCCTGAGTGCGGAGGCGAAGGCAAAAAGCCGGAAAAAGCCTGCACAAAATGTGGCGGTACAGGCAGAACAAAGCAAAAAACAGATATTAATGTAAAAATACCAGCTGGCATTGATAATGGCATGAGTTTGAAAATGTCAGGCGCTGGCGAGGCTGGGATTAAAGGCGGTAAGGCAGGAGATTTATACCTTCATATTCATGTTAAGCCGGATCCATATTTTAAACGTGAAAATAATAATATTTTAACCTCAATTGAAATACCATTTAGCGCTGCTTCCTTAGGCGCAAAAATTCCAGTTAAGACTATTGATGGCGAAGTTGAACTCAAAATTCCTGCTGGAACCCAGTCAGGCAATGTTTTTATTTTACGGGGCAAAGGCGCGCCTCATTTTCAGCATTATGGCTCGTCTTGGCCGAAGCCAGGCAAAGGCGATCAATTGGTGACAGTTAATATTAAAACCCCGGAACATTTGAGTAAAAAGCAAAAGGAATTGTTGGAGGAATTGAGGGGCGAGGGGATTTAAATTTTTAGGCAAAAAATGCAACGGAACTCTTCTTCTTGTAGGCGCGATATCGTTATCGCGCCTTCGTTGTGGAATAAAGGGCATTTTTTGCCTAGAATTTTGTTTGACAGGTGATTTTATGCTATAATAAAGCCAAGAAAATTAAATATCCACAGTATGGATTTTTTAACCAATATTAACTGGGCGCAGCCTAATTGGGATTTATTTATAATCTTGTTTTTTGTGGTGGCTGCCTTTTTATACGGCCTATCTTTAGGCCGCGACCGCGTGATTGTGATTTTGGTCAGCATTTATATGGGCTTGGCCATAGTTAACACAGCTCCTTATTTAAATGATTTTAGCGCTGAGATCAACTTTAACAATGCCTCAATTTTTAAAGTCACGATTTTTCTGGGCATTTTTATTGCCTTGTTTTTTCTGCTATCGCGCAGCGCTTTACTCCACACTATTGCCGCCTCTGACAGCCCTGGACGATGGTGGCAGTCAATTTTGTTTTCTTTTTTCCATGTAGGACTAATGATTAGCATTGTGATGGCTTATTTGCCTAAAGAGGTAGTTAACAATGTTTCTGAGGGCATGAGGAATTTATTTATTTCTGATCCGGCGAAGTTTTTCTGGCTGGTTGCGCCGATTGTGGTGATGGTTTTGATTAGGAAGAGTAAGAAGAGTATAGAAGGGTAGGATGAGGAAATGACAAATAACAAATACCAAACCTTCGTTTGCCGTAGCAAACTACGGTTTGCAAAGGCAAATGACTCGTCTCGGCTTCAGATTTAAAGAGTAGAAATTTAACTTTTTTAAATCCGAGCCGAAGTCGGACAAAATAAATTCAAATTCCAAATTTTAAATCACAAAAAATTCGTATATTCGCCTGCCGGCAGGCAGGTACTGATCCGTAATTCGTAGGATTTATGAGATTAAATAGGATTACCATCATTTGTCTGGCAATCGCTGGTTTATTAACGAGCGGAGTTTTGCTTGCCAAGGCTGCTGGATTTGTCAGCTATGAGCCAAATGCTGATCCGCAAAAAACAAAAATTATTCTCTGGGATAATGTTAAAATCGCGCCATCAAACAGGGTTGATTGCGCAGCCGATCCAAATAGCAATGACTGCCAGGTTGGCTTGAATATTTCTGATTCAGGCTCAGCAGTGAGCGCAGGTAATGTTTTTTTGGGCAATGGACGCGATCTTTTTATAAAAAAATCTATGGGTTTTGATTGCGCTGATTATCCCGCAACTCCCAAATGCAATACGCAAATTGGCGATACGGGCAGTAATATATTTTTGCAGATTGGCCAGATCTCCGGCCAGAATCTGGTATTGCAATCTCAAAGCAGCGGGATAAGCCTGGGCGGAACCTCGCTGGAAATAACAGGCAAAATAATTCTGGCTTCAGCTAAAGATTTAATCATGACTGCAAATCCCATTACACTCACGCCCAATAGCGTTTTTAGCGATAATTTACAGGTTAATGAAATTATTGATTTGCCAGGCTCGGGCTTGGCTGTCTCGCTTTTAAAATTAAATCAAGGCTCATTTTTTTTGACTAATAAGCTGATTCAATACACGCCCCCTTTGCAATAATTTTTAATATGAGAAGAATCTATAAATTTTGCCTTATTGCCAGCGCCCTTATTTTAACCATTTTAATCGGTAATTTTGTCTTGGCCGCAGGCCAGGGTTATTTTTTAGAAAAGGGCAATGAAGTTTATATTTATGATAATTTGCAGGTCAATGGCTATTTAGCTGCAGCCAAAGATAATTCTAAAATAAGCGGAATAAGCGGTGATATTTTGATCGGAGCAGATTTTAACGCAGATATTAATTCTAATATTTATTTTTGCAAATCCGTTAATGTTACTAATGACTGTCCGCAAAAAGCCATGATCTGGCATGGTGGTCCGGATTTCTCATTAGAGGCCATT contains these protein-coding regions:
- a CDS encoding DUF3467 domain-containing protein yields the protein MDQPNQQGQQQINVKAVDEILAGKYTNMMQVAHTKEEFVLDFMNILPPQGILNARVITSPGHMKRIIKALQDNMEKYEQSFGSINEAEAPKGTPFPII
- the dnaJ gene encoding molecular chaperone DnaJ, which codes for MGKDYYNILGVAKSASKDEIKKAFREKAHVFHPDKPGGDEKKFKEINEAYQVLNNDQKRQQYDQFGATFDQQGGFGGGMGWEDFMRAARQGGGTYNNVDVDMGDLGDILGDLFGGGFGFGGNTRRRKTTTRGRDIEVDLNLDFKEAVFGTDKTIELYKLTACDRCNGNGAEPDTKISECQACKGQGNVRTVQRTILGHIQTVRDCPECGGEGKKPEKACTKCGGTGRTKQKTDINVKIPAGIDNGMSLKMSGAGEAGIKGGKAGDLYLHIHVKPDPYFKRENNNILTSIEIPFSAASLGAKIPVKTIDGEVELKIPAGTQSGNVFILRGKGAPHFQHYGSSWPKPGKGDQLVTVNIKTPEHLSKKQKELLEELRGEGI